One Verrucomicrobiales bacterium genomic region harbors:
- the tsaB gene encoding tRNA (adenosine(37)-N6)-threonylcarbamoyltransferase complex dimerization subunit type 1 TsaB, which translates to MKVLSLELSSSRRSVGLAEMGSCASAREVCLEPGTDLRRTAAFSLIEQVLAPDSQRNEIGRLVIGLGPGSYTGIRVGISIAQGWAAAQQIELIGVPTVELLVEQVRRTGITGTINFAFDAQRGELYLARYRFSEQGVEQAHPLQLVSVAEATRRLSAGETVTGPDLERLLPQSTPLFPSATVLAELGRVRSHFQQPEALEPVYLRETTFVKIAPPGPTRPTLVRL; encoded by the coding sequence ATGAAGGTTTTGAGTCTTGAGCTGTCATCATCGCGAAGATCAGTCGGCCTGGCCGAAATGGGTTCGTGCGCCAGCGCCCGCGAGGTGTGCTTGGAACCAGGTACCGATTTGCGGCGCACCGCAGCATTCAGCCTGATCGAGCAGGTGCTGGCTCCCGACAGCCAGCGAAACGAGATCGGCCGACTCGTGATTGGTTTAGGGCCGGGTTCCTACACCGGCATTCGCGTCGGCATCTCCATCGCCCAAGGATGGGCAGCAGCTCAACAGATCGAGCTGATCGGCGTACCGACGGTTGAGTTGCTGGTGGAGCAAGTGCGTCGAACCGGCATCACGGGGACAATCAACTTCGCCTTCGATGCCCAACGTGGCGAACTCTACCTGGCGCGCTATCGGTTTTCGGAGCAAGGCGTCGAGCAGGCTCACCCGCTTCAACTGGTTTCCGTAGCCGAGGCGACCCGTCGTCTCTCGGCGGGAGAGACGGTGACGGGACCTGATCTGGAGCGGCTGTTACCTCAATCGACGCCCCTCTTCCCCAGCGCCACGGTGCTGGCCGAACTGGGTCGGGTACGTTCACACTTTCAACAGCCCGAGGCGCTGGAACCCGTCTATCTGCGCGAGACCACTTTTGTGAAAATCGCGCCCCCTGGGCCGACACGGCCCACACTAGTGCGACTGTGA
- the tsaE gene encoding tRNA (adenosine(37)-N6)-threonylcarbamoyltransferase complex ATPase subunit type 1 TsaE, which translates to MATFISHSPEETLALGASWADQLKPGDVIALQGDLGAGKTQLVKGIARGLRVTERVQSPTFALLNGYLTGRLPLHHLDLYRLQSQADIVHAGLEEYLFSPEGVAVVEWPERWCQHNDQLTRPPAWKWVTLSSVDEATRQIVYEGFES; encoded by the coding sequence ATGGCTACGTTCATTTCTCATAGTCCGGAGGAGACGCTAGCTCTGGGAGCGAGTTGGGCCGATCAACTGAAGCCCGGCGACGTGATTGCCCTGCAAGGCGATCTCGGCGCCGGTAAGACCCAACTCGTCAAGGGCATCGCCCGCGGGCTGCGCGTGACCGAACGGGTCCAGTCGCCCACGTTCGCGTTGCTCAACGGTTATTTAACCGGACGCCTCCCCCTCCATCACCTGGACCTCTATCGACTTCAGAGCCAAGCCGATATTGTCCACGCTGGCCTCGAGGAGTATTTATTCAGTCCCGAAGGAGTCGCCGTCGTCGAATGGCCCGAGCGATGGTGTCAGCACAACGATCAGCTGACACGCCCGCCGGCTTGGAAATGGGTCACGCTCTCATCCGTGGACGAAGCCACGCGTCAGATTGTCTATGAAGGTTTTGAGTCTTGA